From the genome of Pelomonas sp. SE-A7, one region includes:
- a CDS encoding tetratricopeptide repeat protein — MRKLLGLGLLGAALLLAGCASPPRLSPTDRQALFEDSAFRQPRTPIDDKALFELSPAMRQFLSKEVADAARSKGIRWGLIDALYLKRKLILDYDAAVTRTASEAFESRAGNCLSLVIMTAAFAKELGLQLRYQTVQTDGNWSRNDNVLFLAGHVNVSLGRKLLENQGFSLDPDSMTIDFVPPELARGQRTRPIDEATVVAMYYNNRAAEAMVEKDMDQAYWLARAAIERDPTYANAYNTLGVIYRRHGDLVASERVLRLVNQQDPNNPQVLGNLIVALRDLGKHGEADQLQLRLTAVQPDPPYAFFDRGVQAMNDGNYKQARELFEKELKRAAYVPEFHFWLAQAELRLGDLASASKHLEIAKDYSTTLKERDIYASKLDKLKAYRAAYKQ, encoded by the coding sequence ATGCGAAAGCTGTTGGGTCTGGGGCTGCTGGGCGCGGCCCTGCTGCTGGCCGGTTGCGCCAGCCCGCCTAGGCTGAGTCCTACGGATCGTCAGGCGCTGTTCGAGGACAGCGCCTTCAGGCAACCCCGGACTCCCATCGACGACAAGGCCCTGTTCGAGCTGAGCCCGGCCATGCGCCAGTTCCTCAGCAAGGAAGTGGCTGACGCCGCCCGCTCCAAGGGCATACGCTGGGGGCTGATCGACGCGCTCTACCTCAAGCGCAAGCTGATCCTCGACTACGACGCGGCCGTGACCCGCACGGCCTCCGAGGCTTTCGAGTCCCGGGCTGGCAACTGCCTCTCGCTGGTCATCATGACGGCGGCCTTTGCCAAGGAGCTGGGCCTGCAGCTGCGCTACCAGACGGTGCAGACCGACGGCAACTGGAGTCGCAACGACAACGTGCTCTTCCTGGCTGGCCATGTCAACGTGAGCCTCGGTCGCAAGCTGCTCGAGAACCAGGGCTTCTCGCTGGATCCGGACTCGATGACCATAGACTTCGTGCCGCCCGAGCTGGCTCGCGGCCAGCGCACCCGCCCGATCGACGAAGCCACCGTGGTGGCCATGTACTACAACAACCGCGCGGCCGAGGCCATGGTCGAGAAGGACATGGACCAGGCCTACTGGCTGGCCCGCGCCGCCATCGAGCGCGACCCGACCTATGCCAATGCCTACAACACGCTGGGCGTGATCTACCGGCGCCATGGCGACCTGGTGGCCTCCGAGCGAGTGCTGCGGCTGGTCAACCAGCAGGATCCCAACAACCCGCAGGTGCTGGGCAACTTGATCGTGGCCCTGCGCGATCTCGGCAAGCACGGCGAGGCCGATCAGCTGCAGCTGCGGCTGACGGCCGTGCAGCCCGACCCGCCCTATGCCTTCTTCGACCGCGGTGTCCAGGCGATGAACGACGGCAACTACAAGCAGGCCCGCGAGCTGTTCGAGAAGGAGCTCAAGCGGGCCGCCTATGTGCCGGAATTCCACTTCTGGCTCGCCCAGGCGGAGTTGCGGCTCGGTGATCTGGCCAGCGCCAGCAAGCACCTGGAGATCGCCAAGGACTACAGCACGACGCTGAAGGAGCGCGACATCTACGCCTCCAAGCTGGACAAGCTGAAGGCCTACAGGGCGGCCTACAAGCAGTAG
- a CDS encoding cation:proton antiporter — MHMTTTEIYLIAMAIIFSVPYLLWRLGDMDYFAPLVVVQIITGILLGPGILGRMFPEYYSFVFNPQVVQSLNGVAWWAVMIFVWIAGIELDLKKAWQHRRESSITAGLALGTPMLFGCGAAGLMLMSSGWMGPQAQSWQFIVGVGMACAVTALPILILLMEKLEILRQPVGQRILRYASLDDIAIWGVLALILMDWQRIGRQGAFLAVFALATWLFRKLMRAVPERDRWYLGLVWLAVCAFGADWAGLHFMVGAFLAGAVMDAEWFDQAQMDALRHHVLLVVMPVFFLSTGLRTQWDVGGSAVFLAAGLLLVASVSGKLIGVRIAGRVLGWQKGEASIIGWLLQTKALIMIIFANILLDKQIITSETFTALLLMAVASTMLTVPMVAPKLRRLQELVLRTS, encoded by the coding sequence ATGCACATGACGACGACCGAGATCTACCTGATCGCGATGGCGATCATCTTCAGCGTGCCCTACCTGCTCTGGCGGCTGGGCGACATGGACTACTTTGCGCCGCTGGTGGTGGTGCAGATCATCACCGGCATCCTGCTGGGGCCGGGCATCCTGGGCCGCATGTTCCCGGAGTACTACAGCTTCGTGTTCAACCCGCAGGTGGTGCAGTCGCTGAACGGCGTGGCCTGGTGGGCGGTGATGATCTTCGTCTGGATCGCCGGCATCGAGCTGGACCTGAAGAAGGCCTGGCAGCATCGCCGCGAGAGCTCGATCACGGCCGGCCTGGCCCTGGGCACGCCCATGCTGTTCGGCTGCGGCGCGGCCGGCTTGATGCTGATGTCCTCCGGCTGGATGGGTCCGCAGGCGCAGAGCTGGCAGTTCATCGTCGGCGTTGGCATGGCCTGCGCCGTGACGGCCCTGCCCATCCTGATCCTGCTGATGGAGAAGCTGGAGATCCTGCGCCAGCCGGTGGGCCAGCGCATCCTGCGCTATGCCTCGCTGGACGACATCGCGATCTGGGGCGTGCTGGCCCTGATCCTGATGGACTGGCAGCGCATTGGCCGGCAGGGCGCCTTCCTGGCGGTGTTCGCACTGGCGACCTGGCTGTTCCGCAAGCTGATGCGCGCCGTGCCCGAACGCGACCGTTGGTACCTAGGCCTCGTCTGGCTCGCCGTCTGCGCCTTCGGTGCCGATTGGGCCGGCCTGCACTTCATGGTCGGTGCCTTCCTGGCCGGCGCGGTCATGGATGCCGAATGGTTCGACCAGGCCCAGATGGACGCGCTGCGCCACCATGTTCTGCTGGTCGTGATGCCGGTGTTCTTCCTCTCCACCGGCTTGCGCACGCAGTGGGATGTGGGCGGCTCGGCGGTTTTCCTGGCGGCGGGCCTGCTGCTCGTCGCCTCGGTCAGCGGCAAGCTGATCGGCGTGCGCATCGCTGGCCGCGTGCTGGGCTGGCAGAAGGGCGAGGCTTCGATCATCGGCTGGCTGCTGCAGACCAAGGCGCTGATCATGATCATCTTTGCCAACATCCTGCTGGACAAGCAGATCATTACCAGCGAGACCTTCACGGCCCTGCTGCTGATGGCGGTGGCCAGCACGATGCTGACGGTGCCTATGGTGGCGCCCAAGCTGAGGCGGCTGCAGGAACTGGTGTTGCGGACGAGTTGA
- the malQ gene encoding 4-alpha-glucanotransferase: MDLNQRTAGVLLHITSLPGPHGMGDFGPAAYQFVDWLASAGQGLWQLLPTTPIGPGDSPYQGVSAFAGSQWMVAFEPLVAKGWLAAPQLPEGGFDALKVDYGRVLPWREQQLRAAAAGFAAKATAADKAAFATWCEAQKDWLDDYALFMAIRSPLNGQPWWDWPAGLARREAAAIAEVRKTHAAEIAFWQFVQWCFDVQAGELKAYANAKGVHLMGDLPIFVAHDSADCWSRPDLYSLDENFQTTVVAGVPPDAMSTAGQRWGNPLYRWDRMAAENYAWWTARVKRALSQADVFRIDHFRGFAGYYEIPASSPDAKQGRWLQGPGKPLFDAIEASLGKLPIVAEDLGFITDDVHELRDGCGFPGMKILQFAFGGETDHEFLPHMWPRESVAYTGTHDNDTVLGWWRGASARERAYAGSYLACGEHDVHWAMIRACCNSVANIAVFPLQDVLGLGAEHRMNVPGVLGGNWAWRFSWEMLGAEPARVLGLISAASGRAPAKFLNLP, encoded by the coding sequence ATGGACCTGAACCAACGCACTGCCGGTGTGCTCCTGCACATCACATCGCTGCCCGGCCCGCATGGCATGGGCGATTTCGGCCCGGCGGCCTACCAGTTCGTCGACTGGCTGGCCTCGGCCGGCCAGGGCCTGTGGCAGCTCTTGCCGACCACGCCGATCGGTCCGGGCGATTCGCCCTACCAGGGTGTGTCGGCCTTTGCCGGCAGCCAGTGGATGGTGGCCTTCGAGCCGCTGGTGGCCAAGGGCTGGCTCGCCGCTCCGCAGCTGCCCGAGGGCGGCTTCGATGCGCTGAAGGTGGACTACGGCCGCGTGCTGCCCTGGCGCGAGCAGCAGTTGCGCGCCGCCGCAGCCGGCTTCGCTGCCAAGGCCACGGCCGCGGACAAGGCCGCTTTCGCCACCTGGTGCGAAGCGCAGAAGGACTGGCTGGACGACTATGCGCTTTTCATGGCGATCCGCTCGCCCTTGAACGGCCAGCCCTGGTGGGACTGGCCGGCCGGCCTGGCGCGCCGTGAGGCCGCCGCCATCGCCGAGGTCCGCAAAACCCACGCCGCCGAGATCGCGTTCTGGCAGTTCGTGCAGTGGTGCTTCGACGTGCAGGCCGGCGAGCTCAAGGCCTATGCCAACGCCAAGGGCGTGCACCTGATGGGCGACCTGCCGATCTTCGTGGCGCATGACAGCGCCGACTGCTGGTCGCGCCCTGACCTGTACTCGCTCGACGAGAACTTCCAGACCACGGTGGTGGCCGGGGTGCCGCCCGATGCCATGTCGACGGCCGGCCAGCGCTGGGGCAATCCGCTGTACCGCTGGGACCGCATGGCGGCCGAGAACTACGCCTGGTGGACCGCTCGCGTGAAGCGCGCGCTGAGCCAGGCCGACGTGTTCCGCATCGACCATTTCCGCGGCTTCGCCGGCTATTACGAGATTCCGGCCAGCAGCCCCGATGCCAAGCAGGGCCGCTGGCTGCAGGGCCCGGGCAAGCCGCTGTTCGATGCCATCGAGGCCAGCCTGGGCAAGCTGCCCATCGTGGCCGAGGACCTGGGCTTCATCACCGACGACGTGCACGAGCTGCGCGACGGCTGCGGCTTCCCCGGCATGAAGATCCTGCAGTTCGCGTTCGGCGGCGAGACCGATCACGAGTTCCTGCCGCACATGTGGCCGCGCGAAAGCGTGGCCTACACCGGCACGCACGACAACGACACGGTGCTGGGCTGGTGGCGCGGCGCTTCGGCGCGCGAGCGGGCCTATGCCGGCTCCTACCTGGCCTGCGGCGAGCACGACGTGCACTGGGCCATGATCCGCGCCTGCTGCAACTCGGTGGCCAACATCGCCGTGTTCCCGCTGCAGGACGTGCTGGGCCTGGGCGCCGAGCACCGCATGAATGTGCCGGGCGTGCTGGGCGGCAACTGGGCCTGGCGCTTCAGCTGGGAGATGCTGGGCGCCGAGCCCGCCCGCGTGCTGGGCCTGATCAGCGCCGCCAGCGGCCGCGCGCCGGCCAAGTTCCTGAACCTGCCCTGA
- the glgX gene encoding glycogen debranching protein GlgX, with the protein MKLPAQIDEGRHEPLGAEPRDGGVNFAVVSEHASRIELCLFDTDGQRELRRYELHGPHDGVFHGFLPGVGPGLVYGLRAHGPYEPEHGHRFNPHKLLLDPYAREIVGHFRWAAEQHGYELGHPDGPRSFDARDNATQALKARVAEPLTGPSPRLNAPRHAPQELLLYEVHVKGFSMQHPGIPDELRGSYAALSHPAAIAHFKKLGVTTLSLLPVQYCVDEPHLHGKGLRNYWGYNTLGFFAPDPRLARLENRRDPAAVTAEFRAMVQALHEAGLEVVLDVVYNHTPEGNEFGPTLSFRGLDHRLWYRLAHDDRSRCENLTGCGNTLNVQHPRVAQFVLDSLRYWVQELGVDGFRFDLAPVLGRGPHGFEPQAAFFAALRQDPLLAGVHLIAEPWDAAYDGYQLGRFPGRFLEWNDKFRDAVRGYWLGTGKVGRGEFARRFTASSDVFHHGQRRPVASVNFVAVHDGYMLNDVVSYGHKHNQLNGEDNRDGRDGELSANFGVEGPSEDAAIRATRERVRRAMLATLLLAQGTPMLNAGDEIANSQQGNNNAYCQDNTVGWLDWPQADASLTDFVAALSRLRRSEPLLHHARWFAGPGHEKPGDACICWFSPAGHEMQVHDWHASQLAFACLLREAGASQARLALAFNPEAEPQGFHLTTQAFELLLDSSGELPAGTRIAAGQAFQVPARSLLLLHAL; encoded by the coding sequence ATGAAGCTGCCTGCGCAAATCGACGAAGGCAGGCACGAGCCGCTGGGCGCCGAGCCGCGCGACGGCGGCGTCAATTTCGCCGTGGTGTCCGAGCATGCCAGCCGCATCGAGCTCTGCCTGTTCGACACCGACGGCCAGCGCGAGCTGCGCCGCTACGAGCTGCACGGCCCGCACGACGGCGTGTTCCACGGCTTCCTGCCCGGCGTGGGGCCAGGTCTTGTCTACGGCCTCAGGGCCCATGGGCCCTACGAGCCCGAGCATGGCCATCGCTTCAATCCGCACAAGCTGCTGCTGGACCCCTATGCCCGCGAGATCGTCGGCCATTTCCGCTGGGCGGCCGAGCAGCATGGCTACGAGCTGGGCCACCCGGATGGGCCGCGCTCCTTCGATGCGCGAGACAACGCGACCCAGGCGCTGAAGGCGAGGGTGGCCGAGCCGCTCACCGGTCCGTCGCCGCGTCTGAACGCACCGCGCCATGCGCCGCAGGAGCTGCTGCTGTACGAAGTCCATGTGAAGGGCTTCTCCATGCAGCATCCCGGCATCCCGGACGAGCTGCGCGGCAGCTACGCGGCGCTCTCCCATCCGGCCGCCATTGCCCACTTCAAGAAGCTGGGCGTGACCACGCTGTCGCTGCTGCCGGTGCAGTACTGCGTGGACGAACCGCATCTGCACGGCAAGGGCCTGCGCAACTACTGGGGCTACAACACCCTGGGCTTCTTCGCGCCCGATCCGCGTTTGGCTCGGCTTGAGAATCGACGCGATCCGGCGGCGGTGACGGCCGAGTTCCGCGCCATGGTCCAGGCGCTGCACGAGGCCGGGCTGGAGGTGGTGCTGGACGTGGTCTACAACCACACGCCCGAGGGCAACGAGTTCGGCCCCACCTTGAGCTTCCGCGGCCTGGACCACCGGCTCTGGTACCGCCTGGCCCATGACGACCGCAGCCGCTGCGAGAACCTGACCGGCTGCGGCAACACGCTCAATGTCCAGCATCCTCGCGTCGCGCAGTTCGTGCTGGACTCGCTGCGCTACTGGGTGCAGGAGCTGGGCGTGGATGGCTTCCGCTTCGACCTGGCGCCGGTGCTGGGCCGCGGCCCGCATGGCTTCGAGCCGCAGGCAGCTTTTTTCGCCGCGCTGAGGCAGGACCCGCTGCTGGCCGGCGTCCACCTGATCGCCGAGCCCTGGGATGCGGCCTATGACGGCTATCAGCTGGGCCGCTTCCCGGGTCGCTTCCTGGAATGGAACGACAAGTTCCGCGACGCGGTGCGCGGCTACTGGCTGGGCACGGGCAAGGTCGGTCGCGGCGAGTTCGCGCGGCGCTTCACCGCGTCCAGCGATGTGTTCCACCACGGCCAGCGCCGGCCGGTGGCCTCGGTCAACTTCGTCGCCGTGCATGACGGCTACATGCTGAACGACGTGGTCAGCTACGGCCACAAGCACAACCAGCTGAACGGCGAAGACAACCGCGACGGCCGCGACGGCGAGCTCAGCGCCAACTTCGGCGTTGAAGGGCCGAGCGAGGACGCAGCAATCCGCGCCACGCGCGAGCGGGTCCGCCGCGCCATGCTGGCCACGCTGCTGCTGGCTCAGGGCACGCCGATGCTGAACGCCGGCGACGAGATCGCCAACAGCCAGCAGGGCAACAACAACGCCTACTGCCAGGACAACACCGTCGGCTGGCTGGACTGGCCGCAGGCGGATGCGAGCCTGACTGACTTCGTGGCGGCGTTGAGCCGCTTGCGTCGCAGCGAACCGCTCTTGCATCACGCCCGCTGGTTTGCCGGCCCCGGCCACGAGAAGCCGGGCGATGCCTGCATCTGCTGGTTCAGCCCGGCCGGCCATGAGATGCAGGTGCACGACTGGCATGCCTCGCAGCTGGCTTTCGCATGCCTGCTTCGCGAGGCCGGTGCCTCGCAGGCCCGGCTGGCGCTGGCCTTCAATCCCGAGGCCGAGCCCCAGGGCTTCCACCTCACCACGCAGGCCTTCGAACTGCTGCTGGATTCCAGCGGCGAGCTGCCGGCCGGCACGCGCATCGCCGCCGGCCAGGCCTTCCAAGTCCCGGCGCGCAGCCTCTTGCTGCTGCACGCGCTCTAG
- a CDS encoding glycoside hydrolase family 13 protein, giving the protein MNRISKLGALLALGSSLMSQAQTLDRIEPAFWWTGMKSPALQLMVHGERIAELQPQLQAAAGVTLKKSTRVANPNYLFLDLEIAANARPGEFQIQFGSGDKAIRHSYRLLAREPGSAERQGFGPRDAIYLVVPDRFAQGVTNRPLPTGLLEVNDRRNPGGRHGGDLAGLRQHLDYIAKLGFTQIWPTPLTENNGAKYSYHGYAASDFYKIDARFGTNEEFRDLAREARGKGLGLVQDIVLNHIGGSHWWMRDMPTPDWVNQWPEYTETHHARVTLQDRYAADSDRKRFTDGWFSRNMPDLNQRNPFVATYLTQMSIWWVEYAGLSGIRTDTYSYSDREFLGRWSERLMQEYPRLNIVGEEWTPHPAIVSYWQRGKRNHDGYVSSTPSMMDFPLHEALLKALTEGDGHDSGLMRLYEALAHDFVYPAPEQLVLFEGNHDTPRLFSALKEDLGAWKSALAYIATARRIPQITYGTELLMQSPKHRDDGLVRSDFPGGWAGDAVDGFNGRGLTTRQAEAQAYVRQLFNWRKGQRAIHEGALMHYAPVAGVYALFRYLPDDPKASRILLLLNKGNAAATVDLNRFLEMWPGTVSVSDALSGLALKAEGGKLVVPARSPLIAEMRR; this is encoded by the coding sequence ATGAACCGGATTTCCAAGCTCGGTGCCCTGCTGGCGCTGGGCAGCAGCCTGATGAGCCAAGCCCAGACCCTGGATCGCATCGAGCCCGCCTTCTGGTGGACCGGCATGAAGAGCCCGGCCCTGCAGCTGATGGTCCATGGCGAGCGGATTGCCGAGCTGCAGCCCCAGCTGCAAGCGGCCGCCGGCGTGACGCTGAAGAAGAGCACCCGGGTCGCCAATCCCAACTACCTGTTCCTCGACCTGGAGATCGCCGCCAACGCCAGGCCCGGCGAGTTCCAGATCCAGTTCGGCAGCGGTGACAAGGCCATCAGGCACAGCTACCGGCTGCTGGCGCGAGAGCCGGGCTCGGCCGAACGCCAGGGCTTCGGCCCGCGCGATGCGATCTATCTCGTCGTCCCCGACCGCTTTGCCCAAGGCGTGACCAACCGCCCGCTGCCGACTGGCCTGCTGGAAGTCAATGACCGCCGCAATCCCGGCGGTCGCCATGGCGGCGACCTGGCCGGACTGCGCCAGCACCTGGACTACATCGCCAAGCTGGGCTTCACCCAGATCTGGCCGACGCCGCTGACCGAGAACAACGGCGCCAAGTACAGCTACCACGGCTATGCGGCCAGCGATTTCTACAAGATCGATGCCCGCTTCGGCACGAACGAGGAATTCCGCGACCTGGCCCGCGAGGCCCGCGGCAAGGGTCTGGGCCTCGTCCAGGACATCGTGCTCAACCACATAGGCGGCAGCCACTGGTGGATGCGCGACATGCCGACGCCGGACTGGGTCAACCAATGGCCTGAGTACACCGAGACCCATCACGCGCGTGTCACTCTGCAGGACCGCTACGCCGCCGACAGCGACCGCAAGCGTTTCACCGATGGCTGGTTCAGCCGCAACATGCCGGACCTGAACCAGCGCAATCCCTTCGTCGCGACCTACCTGACCCAGATGTCGATCTGGTGGGTCGAGTACGCCGGCCTCAGCGGCATCCGCACCGACACCTACTCCTACTCCGACCGCGAGTTCCTGGGCCGCTGGTCGGAGCGGCTGATGCAGGAGTACCCGCGGCTCAACATCGTCGGCGAGGAGTGGACGCCGCATCCGGCCATCGTCTCGTACTGGCAGCGCGGCAAGCGCAACCACGACGGGTACGTCTCGTCCACACCCAGCATGATGGACTTCCCGTTGCACGAGGCCCTGCTGAAGGCGCTGACCGAAGGCGATGGCCACGACAGCGGTCTGATGCGGCTCTACGAGGCCCTGGCCCATGACTTCGTCTACCCGGCACCCGAGCAACTGGTGCTGTTCGAAGGCAACCACGACACGCCGCGACTCTTCTCCGCTTTGAAGGAAGACCTAGGCGCCTGGAAGTCGGCCCTGGCCTACATCGCCACCGCACGCCGAATTCCGCAGATCACCTACGGCACCGAGTTGCTGATGCAGAGCCCCAAGCACCGCGACGACGGCCTGGTACGTTCGGACTTTCCCGGCGGCTGGGCCGGCGATGCGGTGGACGGCTTCAACGGCCGCGGTCTCACGACGCGCCAGGCCGAGGCACAAGCCTATGTCCGCCAGCTGTTCAACTGGCGCAAGGGCCAGCGCGCCATCCATGAAGGCGCGCTGATGCACTACGCACCGGTGGCCGGCGTCTACGCCCTGTTCCGCTACCTGCCGGACGACCCCAAGGCCTCGCGCATCCTGCTGCTGCTGAACAAGGGCAATGCGGCTGCGACGGTGGACCTGAATCGCTTTTTGGAGATGTGGCCGGGCACGGTATCCGTGAGCGATGCGCTGAGTGGGCTCGCGCTGAAGGCGGAGGGCGGCAAGCTGGTTGTGCCGGCTCGCTCGCCATTGATAGCCGAAATGCGTCGCTGA
- a CDS encoding YkgJ family cysteine cluster protein — protein sequence MSRADDDNPCIRCGACCASFRVDFAREEMMSEGGSVPDGLCGELNHSLARMRGTDHASPRCAALVGTVGVKASCGIYEWRPSPCREFGLRAPLGLGDEACARARARQGLPPL from the coding sequence ATGAGCCGTGCCGATGACGACAACCCCTGCATTCGCTGCGGCGCCTGCTGCGCCAGCTTCCGCGTCGATTTCGCCCGCGAGGAGATGATGAGCGAGGGCGGCAGCGTGCCCGACGGCCTGTGCGGCGAGCTCAACCACAGCCTGGCCCGGATGCGGGGCACGGACCACGCCAGCCCGCGCTGCGCGGCCCTCGTCGGCACGGTTGGCGTCAAGGCCAGTTGCGGCATCTACGAATGGCGGCCCTCCCCCTGCCGCGAATTCGGGCTGCGCGCGCCGCTGGGCCTGGGCGACGAGGCCTGCGCCCGGGCGCGAGCGCGCCAAGGCCTGCCGCCGCTCTAG
- a CDS encoding alpha-1,6-glucosidase domain-containing protein has translation MKLRLGLLVLMMFGRAAQASQGMAACDVEDFQTLLQPGSLQAEARAHWLDRTRLQWPGQQAVAGERWKLHVSAAGSLSVQVGQAVQGGEASHELRVDAEALPAALAERFRFVGAGLRLKLEAVDSASLHRAQLLLTREDEAGRVLAFTRIQNAGALDDLYGGAAEAKDLGVSIQARTATAFKLWAPTARAVSVCVYDSDEAKAARMAQRLQRDEATGIWSGQAAQDLSGRYYRYLVEVFVPGRGWVLNRVSDPYSISHGVDSRRSYIADLDAAALKPKGWQQHRRPAPLRSNTDMAIYELHVRDFSIGDATVPVAHRGRFAAFSDKASAGMKHLRLLARAGMTDVHLLPVFDIASIPESGCATPTVPKAATDSPEQQRAVMAVASRDCFNWGYDPLHYGSPEGSYSSQAADGARRIVEFRQMVQALHESGLRVGMDVVYNHTPASGQHRHSVLDRIVPGYYQRLDAAGKVERSTCCDNTATEHRMMAKLMVDTAVRWARDYRIDSFRFDLMGHQPRAAMEQLQREVDAAAGRHVQLIGEGWNFGEIANGARFVQASQLSLNGSGIGTFSDRSRDALRGGSAGDSGKAMRSNQGWLNGLVYAPNDAAPMRDKAELLRAADLVRVGLAGSLRDYEMEASDGRRRKLSEIAYGDQPAGYVAQPGEVVNYVENHDNQTLFDLNVLRLPRDATREERLRVQMLASALTAFSQGIAYFHAGQELLRSKSLDRNSYDSGDWFNRIDWSLSDNGYGAGLPPEQDNGRDWDLLRPLLADASAIKPLPADIARSRGMFLDLLKIRASSKLLRLDSTAEIQKRLSLLNTGPAQNPLVMAAVLDGEGLAGAGFRRLLYLVNVGREAQSLVFEGERGRAYRLHPVQLAASAADPRVRQEARHEAGSGRFFVPAQSAVVWVLE, from the coding sequence ATGAAACTGCGACTGGGCCTGCTGGTCTTGATGATGTTCGGCCGGGCCGCCCAGGCCTCCCAAGGCATGGCGGCCTGCGATGTCGAGGACTTCCAGACCTTGCTGCAGCCCGGCAGCCTGCAAGCCGAGGCGCGCGCCCATTGGCTGGACCGCACACGGCTCCAGTGGCCGGGCCAGCAGGCGGTGGCCGGCGAGCGTTGGAAGCTCCATGTCTCGGCGGCCGGCAGCCTCTCGGTCCAGGTGGGTCAGGCGGTGCAGGGCGGCGAAGCCAGCCATGAGCTGCGTGTCGATGCCGAGGCCCTGCCGGCGGCGCTGGCCGAACGATTCAGGTTTGTCGGTGCGGGCCTGAGGCTGAAGCTGGAGGCTGTGGATTCGGCGTCGCTGCACCGGGCCCAGCTGCTGCTGACGCGCGAAGACGAAGCGGGCCGGGTGCTGGCCTTCACACGCATCCAGAACGCTGGCGCTCTTGACGATCTGTACGGCGGCGCGGCCGAGGCGAAAGACCTCGGTGTCAGCATTCAAGCTCGTACCGCCACGGCCTTCAAGCTCTGGGCGCCGACGGCCCGGGCGGTCAGCGTCTGCGTCTACGACAGCGACGAGGCCAAGGCCGCGCGCATGGCCCAGCGGTTGCAGCGCGACGAGGCAACCGGCATCTGGTCGGGTCAGGCTGCGCAGGATCTGTCCGGCCGCTACTACCGCTATCTGGTCGAAGTCTTCGTGCCGGGCCGGGGCTGGGTGCTCAATCGGGTCAGCGATCCCTATTCGATCAGCCATGGCGTCGATTCGCGGCGCAGCTACATCGCCGACCTGGATGCCGCGGCGCTGAAGCCCAAGGGCTGGCAGCAGCACAGGCGCCCGGCGCCGCTGCGCTCGAACACCGACATGGCGATCTACGAGCTGCATGTGCGCGATTTCTCCATCGGCGATGCCACGGTGCCCGTCGCCCATCGCGGCCGCTTTGCAGCGTTTTCCGACAAGGCTTCGGCCGGCATGAAGCATCTGCGCCTGCTGGCACGCGCCGGCATGACGGATGTGCACCTGCTGCCGGTGTTCGACATCGCCAGCATTCCCGAATCCGGCTGCGCCACGCCCACCGTGCCCAAGGCTGCGACGGACAGCCCTGAGCAGCAGCGCGCCGTGATGGCCGTGGCTTCGCGCGACTGCTTCAACTGGGGCTACGACCCCTTGCACTACGGCTCGCCCGAGGGCAGCTATTCCAGCCAGGCGGCTGACGGTGCCCGCCGCATCGTCGAGTTCCGTCAGATGGTGCAGGCCCTGCACGAGAGCGGGCTCAGGGTCGGCATGGACGTGGTCTACAACCACACGCCGGCCTCGGGCCAGCACAGGCATTCGGTGCTGGACCGCATCGTGCCCGGCTACTACCAGCGCCTGGATGCCGCCGGAAAGGTCGAGCGCTCGACCTGCTGCGACAACACCGCCACCGAGCACCGGATGATGGCCAAGCTGATGGTCGACACGGCGGTGCGCTGGGCCCGCGACTACCGCATCGACTCCTTCCGCTTCGACCTGATGGGCCACCAGCCGCGCGCCGCCATGGAGCAGCTGCAGCGCGAGGTCGACGCAGCGGCCGGCCGCCATGTGCAGCTGATAGGCGAGGGCTGGAACTTCGGCGAGATCGCGAACGGCGCGCGCTTTGTCCAGGCTTCGCAGCTGTCCTTGAACGGATCGGGCATTGGGACCTTCAGCGACCGCTCCCGCGATGCCCTGCGCGGCGGCAGTGCTGGGGACAGCGGCAAGGCCATGCGCAGCAACCAGGGCTGGCTCAACGGCCTGGTCTATGCGCCCAACGATGCGGCGCCGATGCGCGACAAAGCCGAGCTGCTGCGCGCCGCCGACCTGGTGCGCGTGGGCCTGGCCGGCTCGCTGCGCGACTACGAGATGGAGGCCTCTGACGGCCGTCGTCGCAAGCTCTCCGAGATTGCCTACGGCGATCAGCCGGCGGGCTATGTCGCGCAGCCGGGCGAGGTGGTCAACTATGTGGAGAACCACGACAACCAGACGCTGTTCGACCTCAATGTGCTGCGCCTGCCGCGCGACGCCACGCGCGAGGAAAGGCTGCGCGTGCAGATGCTGGCTTCGGCCCTCACGGCCTTCAGCCAGGGCATCGCGTATTTCCATGCCGGCCAGGAGCTGCTGCGCTCCAAGTCGCTGGACCGCAACAGCTACGACTCGGGCGACTGGTTCAACCGCATCGACTGGAGCCTGAGCGACAACGGCTACGGCGCCGGCCTGCCACCGGAGCAGGACAACGGCAGGGATTGGGACTTGCTCCGTCCGCTGTTGGCCGACGCTTCAGCCATCAAACCGCTGCCGGCCGACATCGCCCGGTCGCGTGGCATGTTCCTGGACTTGCTGAAGATTCGCGCCAGCAGCAAGCTGCTGCGGCTGGACAGCACGGCCGAAATCCAAAAGCGGCTGAGCCTGCTCAACACCGGCCCGGCACAGAACCCGCTGGTGATGGCGGCGGTGCTGGATGGCGAAGGCCTGGCAGGTGCCGGCTTCCGTCGCCTGCTCTATCTGGTCAATGTGGGGCGCGAGGCTCAGAGCCTGGTTTTCGAGGGCGAGCGCGGCCGCGCCTACCGTCTGCATCCGGTGCAGCTTGCTGCCTCGGCGGCCGACCCCCGGGTTCGCCAGGAGGCGCGCCACGAAGCCGGCAGCGGCCGTTTCTTCGTGCCGGCGCAGTCGGCCGTGGTCTGGGTACTCGAATGA